A genomic window from Heptranchias perlo isolate sHepPer1 chromosome 20, sHepPer1.hap1, whole genome shotgun sequence includes:
- the LOC137336145 gene encoding U6 snRNA-associated Sm-like protein LSm1 — MAAADMTYMPGTASLIDDIDKKHLVVLRDGRTLIGYLRSIDQFVNLVLDQTLERIHVGQKYGDITRGVFIVRGENVVLLGEIDLDKESASPLKQVTVEEILEQQRLEQEIKNKAERLKIQGFKERGLMIPHRDPLDEY, encoded by the exons ATGGCTGCTGCAGACATGACTTACATGCCCGGCACGGCCAGTTTGATCGAtgatatagaca AGAAACACCTGGTGGTACTCCGTGATGGCCGGACACTGATCGGATACTTGAGGAGTATCGATCAGTTTG TCAATTTGGTGCTCGATCAGACGCTGGAACGGATTCATGTGGGTCAGAAGTACGGAGATATCACCCGGGGGGTGTTCATCGTCAGAGGAGAAAATGTTGTCCTGCTGGGAGAGATT GATCTGGATAAGGAGAGTGCCTCCCCCTTAAAGCAGGTGACTGTTGAGGAAATTCTGGAGCAACAGCGGCTGGAGCAAGAGATCAAGAACAAAGCGGAGAGGCTGAAGATTCAGGGCTTTAAAGAACGTGGGCTGATGATCCCTCACCGTGACCCCCTGGATGAATATTAG